The Bordetella sp. FB-8 genome includes a window with the following:
- a CDS encoding phosphoribosylanthranilate isomerase, whose protein sequence is MRTRIKICGLTREADIVAAVEAGADAVGFVFHPASKRCLSLERAVQLRREVPAFVDVVALFVNAEPQVVHAVVDRVQPDLLQFHGDESPATCRQSGRRYLRAFRVGAPGIDTPEGLAEYCKAYDDAAGWLYDSYSTGYGGSGLTFDHRLLSEVQAGAASRPLILSGGLKPESVAQAVCAVRPWAVDVSSGVEIEPGIKSVRRMQAFVAAVREAQA, encoded by the coding sequence ATGCGTACCCGCATCAAGATCTGCGGCCTGACCCGCGAAGCCGATATCGTCGCCGCCGTCGAAGCGGGGGCCGATGCCGTCGGTTTTGTCTTTCATCCGGCCAGCAAGCGCTGTCTTTCCCTGGAGCGCGCGGTGCAGTTGCGCCGCGAGGTGCCGGCTTTCGTGGACGTGGTCGCCTTGTTCGTCAATGCGGAACCGCAGGTCGTCCATGCCGTAGTCGACAGGGTCCAGCCCGATCTGCTGCAATTCCATGGAGATGAGTCGCCCGCAACCTGTCGGCAATCCGGCCGCCGCTATTTGCGCGCCTTTCGCGTCGGAGCTCCTGGAATTGATACGCCCGAGGGCCTGGCCGAGTATTGCAAGGCCTATGACGATGCTGCCGGCTGGCTGTACGACAGCTATAGCACGGGCTATGGCGGCAGCGGCCTGACCTTCGATCATCGCCTGCTGTCCGAAGTGCAGGCCGGGGCGGCGTCTCGCCCGCTCATACTTTCCGGCGGCCTCAAGCCCGAGAGCGTGGCTCAGGCCGTGTGCGCTGTGCGTCCCTGGGCCGTGGACGTCAGCAGCGGTGTCGAAATCGAACCGGGCATCAAATCCGTGCGGCGCATGCAGGCCTTCGTGGCCGCCGTACGCGAGGCCCAGGCCTGA
- the truA gene encoding tRNA pseudouridine(38-40) synthase TruA, producing MPRIALGLAYDGSAWQGWQTQPHGQTVQDRFEAALGEFSGVGMPLATVCAGRTDTGVHAAMQVVHLDTEMDRRDESWVRGVNAFLPDSIVVQWAQVVSADFHARFSALSRTYVYLLWRGRVRPALWAGRAGWCFQPLDLDAMRQAAQALLGEHDFSSFRSAQCQARQPVRTLHRLDIEERGPFVVFTLRANAFLHHMVRNLVGALLQVGQGREQAAWMGQLLQARDRRLGAPTFMADGLYLCAIEYAGNHALPALDGGATLLWPFTSPR from the coding sequence ATGCCGCGCATTGCGCTGGGCCTGGCTTATGACGGCTCGGCTTGGCAGGGCTGGCAGACCCAGCCTCATGGGCAGACGGTTCAAGACAGGTTCGAAGCGGCGTTGGGCGAGTTCTCTGGCGTCGGCATGCCGCTGGCTACAGTTTGCGCGGGCCGCACGGATACTGGCGTGCATGCCGCCATGCAGGTCGTGCATCTGGATACCGAGATGGATCGCCGCGACGAGTCCTGGGTGCGCGGCGTCAATGCTTTTTTGCCCGACAGCATTGTCGTGCAGTGGGCGCAGGTAGTGTCCGCCGATTTCCATGCCCGCTTCTCGGCCCTTTCTCGCACCTATGTCTATTTGCTATGGCGCGGCCGGGTAAGGCCCGCTTTGTGGGCCGGCCGCGCGGGCTGGTGCTTCCAGCCGCTCGATCTGGATGCCATGCGGCAAGCGGCCCAGGCCCTGCTGGGCGAGCATGATTTCTCCAGCTTCCGCTCGGCGCAATGTCAGGCGCGGCAGCCCGTGCGCACGTTACATAGGCTGGACATCGAAGAACGTGGTCCTTTCGTCGTCTTCACCTTGCGGGCCAATGCCTTTCTGCATCATATGGTGCGAAATCTCGTCGGCGCCCTCCTGCAAGTAGGGCAGGGACGCGAACAGGCCGCCTGGATGGGACAGCTGCTTCAGGCCCGCGACCGTCGGCTCGGCGCGCCTACTTTCATGGCTGACGGCCTCTATCTTTGCGCGATCGAGTACGCTGGGAACCATGCGCTGCCGGCGCTCGACGGCGGCGCGACTTTGCTGTGGCCTTTTACTTCGCCTCGATGA
- a CDS encoding FimV family protein: protein MHPSSVRPFREAVLAWALAAAIGMTAVGTAQAVSLGHARVVSAPGTPLQVVVPLVGLTPDEAANLHVSLADAAAWQQAGLQPPTPLADMHAALEAGTKGSRLVRITSSQPPGSDAIDVLLDMQSNAGQRQLQVTVLVPANDIASGIRQATAGGAQNAHAAGNASVVRVIKVLPGQTLWGIASSHAVANATIYQELVALWRANPRAFIQNNMNLVRSGSTLSLPDAATVQAIDPAQARRIFDEQLAAFQRYRGRLGAGAHGAAPAVNNQPNAEGKVESSQAGNKAIAPSTQDQLRLSTPSQADAKADSEISNQHAMEDASKRIGELQSNVQALAKAAGAAQAGAAGNGQSSQSSQSSQSSQSSQGSQGSAAPASSVTAASSSPPSNPTSPSNSSASDTGASSGTGTAGAAANSPVTGPSSPTANALDVAKDTARQVVNKSGMTDWLSDNMLIVVTAVLVVIILIVALLMRRAGQHHDDDDDDSYGYAEPSMGDTANEQGVDRRISDINLDLDQSGNNDRPHDGRT from the coding sequence ATGCATCCTTCATCTGTTCGCCCGTTCCGCGAGGCCGTGCTGGCCTGGGCGTTGGCTGCGGCCATCGGCATGACCGCCGTCGGCACCGCGCAGGCCGTCAGCCTGGGCCATGCCCGGGTTGTGTCCGCGCCGGGGACGCCGTTGCAGGTGGTGGTGCCGCTTGTCGGCCTCACGCCCGACGAAGCGGCCAATCTGCATGTTTCGCTGGCCGATGCTGCGGCCTGGCAGCAGGCCGGCCTGCAACCCCCCACGCCGCTGGCCGACATGCATGCCGCGCTTGAAGCCGGCACCAAGGGCAGCCGTCTGGTGCGTATCACTTCCAGCCAGCCCCCCGGCAGCGACGCCATCGACGTGCTGCTCGACATGCAGTCGAACGCCGGGCAGCGCCAGTTGCAGGTCACGGTGCTGGTGCCGGCCAACGACATCGCTTCGGGTATCCGGCAGGCCACGGCAGGCGGCGCACAAAACGCGCATGCCGCCGGCAACGCCTCGGTCGTGCGGGTCATCAAGGTCTTGCCCGGGCAGACGCTCTGGGGCATCGCATCCAGCCATGCCGTGGCCAACGCCACCATCTACCAGGAACTCGTGGCATTGTGGCGCGCCAATCCGCGGGCGTTCATCCAGAACAACATGAACCTGGTGCGTAGCGGCAGCACGCTCAGCTTGCCCGATGCCGCGACGGTGCAGGCCATCGATCCTGCCCAGGCCCGCCGTATTTTTGACGAACAGCTCGCCGCTTTTCAGCGCTATCGCGGCCGCCTGGGCGCCGGCGCGCACGGTGCGGCGCCGGCGGTGAACAATCAGCCCAATGCCGAGGGCAAGGTCGAGTCCAGTCAGGCCGGCAACAAGGCGATCGCGCCTTCCACGCAAGACCAGCTGCGCCTGTCCACGCCCTCTCAGGCGGATGCAAAGGCCGATTCCGAGATATCGAATCAGCACGCTATGGAGGACGCTAGCAAGCGTATCGGCGAGCTTCAGTCGAACGTTCAGGCCCTGGCCAAGGCGGCAGGCGCCGCGCAGGCAGGCGCGGCGGGTAATGGCCAGAGCAGCCAGAGCAGCCAGAGCAGCCAGAGCAGCCAGAGCAGCCAGGGCAGCCAGGGCAGTGCGGCGCCTGCGTCCAGTGTGACCGCCGCTTCGTCGAGCCCCCCAAGCAACCCGACCAGTCCGAGCAATTCAAGCGCTTCGGATACCGGGGCCTCCAGCGGCACCGGCACTGCAGGCGCTGCGGCCAACAGCCCCGTCACCGGCCCCAGTTCTCCGACTGCCAATGCGCTGGACGTAGCCAAGGACACTGCCAGGCAGGTTGTCAACAAGAGCGGCATGACCGACTGGCTGTCGGACAATATGCTCATCGTCGTCACGGCCGTGCTGGTCGTCATCATCCTGATCGTGGCCCTGCTGATGCGCCGCGCCGGTCAGCATCATGACGATGACGACGACGATTCCTACGGATACGCCGAGCCGTCCATGGGCGATACGGCCAACGAGCAGGGCGTCGATCGCAGGATCAGCGACATCAATCTCGACCTCGACCAATCGGGCAACAACGATCGTCCACACGACGGCCGGACCTGA
- the asd gene encoding aspartate-semialdehyde dehydrogenase encodes MKQAVGIVGWRGMVGSVLMQRMREESDFAHFEPVFFSTSNAGGKAPVWAEGAGPLQDAYDIESLRKLSIIVTAQGGDYTTEVYGKLRNAGWNGLWIDAASTLRMADDAIIVLDPVNRPVIDAALRRGVRNFIGGNCTVSCMLMGLAGLFNNDLVEWMTSMTYQAASGGGAQHMRELLTQFGLLNGAVKPLLDDPASAILDIDRGVLAKQQDGSLPQEHFGVPLAGNLIPWIDKDLGNGISREEWKGEAETNKILGRGAAFGTPVTPIDGLCVRIGAMRCHSQALTIKLKRDVPLDEVEGLIAEGTNWAKVVPNTKEDTVKSLTPVAVTGTLDIPVGRLRKLSMGSQYLGAFTVGDQLLWGAAEPLRRMLRIALAEA; translated from the coding sequence ATGAAGCAAGCAGTAGGCATCGTTGGCTGGCGCGGCATGGTCGGTTCCGTGCTCATGCAGCGCATGCGCGAAGAAAGCGACTTCGCTCACTTCGAACCCGTGTTCTTCTCCACCAGCAACGCGGGCGGCAAAGCCCCGGTCTGGGCCGAAGGCGCCGGTCCCCTGCAAGACGCCTATGACATTGAATCGCTTAGAAAACTATCTATCATCGTCACCGCCCAGGGCGGCGACTACACCACCGAGGTCTACGGCAAACTGCGCAACGCCGGCTGGAACGGCCTGTGGATTGACGCCGCCAGCACGCTGCGCATGGCCGACGATGCCATCATCGTCCTCGACCCCGTCAACCGCCCGGTGATCGATGCGGCGCTCAGGCGCGGCGTACGCAATTTCATTGGCGGCAACTGCACCGTCAGCTGCATGCTCATGGGTCTGGCGGGCCTGTTTAACAACGATCTGGTCGAGTGGATGACCTCCATGACTTACCAGGCCGCATCCGGCGGCGGCGCCCAGCATATGCGTGAACTGCTCACGCAGTTCGGTCTGTTAAACGGCGCTGTCAAGCCGCTACTGGACGATCCGGCCTCCGCCATCCTGGACATCGACCGCGGCGTACTCGCCAAGCAGCAGGACGGCAGCCTGCCGCAGGAACACTTCGGCGTGCCTCTGGCTGGCAACCTCATTCCCTGGATCGACAAGGATCTGGGCAACGGCATATCGCGCGAGGAGTGGAAGGGCGAGGCCGAGACCAACAAAATCCTCGGCCGCGGCGCCGCCTTTGGCACGCCCGTCACGCCGATCGACGGCCTGTGCGTGCGCATCGGGGCCATGCGCTGCCACAGCCAGGCGCTCACCATCAAGCTCAAGCGCGACGTACCCCTCGACGAGGTCGAAGGCCTCATCGCCGAGGGCACTAACTGGGCCAAGGTCGTTCCCAACACCAAGGAAGATACGGTCAAATCGCTGACGCCGGTCGCCGTTACCGGTACGCTCGACATCCCGGTAGGCCGCCTTCGCAAGCTTTCCATGGGGTCCCAATATCTGGGCGCCTTTACCGTCGGCGACCAACTACTGTGGGGGGCCGCCGAGCCGCTGCGCCGCATGCTGCGCATCGCGCTGGCCGAGGCGTGA